The Microbacter sp. GSS18 genome has a segment encoding these proteins:
- a CDS encoding recombinase family protein codes for MTRIVGYTRTLVTDTDPAGDSDALRSAGAEVIFADAGTGDPRRRPELVRCLASLSAGDVLVVTSAPRLSHAIGHFLSTCAGLTARGVAVQCVAQPALSTGVKVPAGDVLAALDGLRRELVGLRTRAGMTVAASAGRRAGRPLVMTADRVSVARELRDQDLSLAQIARVLGVSTSTVQRALTRPATSR; via the coding sequence GTGACCCGCATCGTCGGGTACACCCGCACGTTGGTCACCGACACCGATCCCGCCGGGGACAGTGACGCGCTGCGCAGTGCGGGTGCCGAGGTGATCTTCGCCGATGCCGGCACCGGGGATCCGCGGCGTCGTCCGGAGCTGGTGCGGTGTCTGGCGTCGCTGTCGGCGGGTGACGTGCTGGTGGTGACCAGCGCACCGCGGCTGTCGCACGCGATCGGGCACTTCCTGTCCACGTGCGCGGGCCTGACCGCCCGTGGCGTCGCGGTGCAGTGCGTAGCGCAGCCGGCGCTGTCGACGGGCGTGAAGGTGCCGGCAGGCGACGTGTTGGCCGCGTTGGACGGGTTGCGGCGTGAGCTGGTGGGGTTGCGGACCCGCGCCGGGATGACGGTCGCCGCGTCGGCGGGCAGGCGTGCGGGACGCCCGCTGGTGATGACGGCCGACCGGGTCTCGGTCGCCCGTGAGCTGCGGGATCAGGATCTGTCGCTGGCGCAGATCGCCCGGGTGCTCGGGGTCAGTACGAGCACCGTGCAGCGCGCGCTCACCCGCCCCGCGACGTCACGCTAG
- a CDS encoding DoxX family protein, translating into MIVALWIVNALLALAFIAAGTMKVLRPKPALVASGLAWADDFADPTVKLIGAAELIGGIGLILPLLTGIAPVLTPIAATALTAVMIGAITVHVRRKENATPSIVLGALSAISAVLGFLVVL; encoded by the coding sequence ATGATCGTCGCCCTGTGGATCGTCAACGCCCTGCTCGCCCTCGCCTTCATCGCCGCCGGCACCATGAAGGTCCTGCGGCCCAAGCCCGCGCTCGTCGCGAGCGGCCTCGCCTGGGCTGACGACTTCGCCGACCCGACCGTCAAGCTCATCGGCGCGGCCGAACTGATCGGCGGCATCGGCCTGATCCTCCCGCTGCTGACGGGCATCGCCCCCGTGCTCACTCCGATCGCGGCCACCGCACTGACCGCCGTCATGATCGGCGCCATCACCGTGCACGTCCGCCGCAAGGAGAACGCGACGCCCTCCATCGTGCTCGGCGCACTCTCGGCCATCAGCGCGGTGCTCGGCTTCCTCGTCGTGCTCTGA
- a CDS encoding ParA family protein — MRIVAVANQKGGVGKTTVTMQLAAALSRRFRVLVVDVDPQQSTVWWADNAGGNLPFDFAGNQQPQVLSRLRDLGGDYDFVLVDTPGSLEDTRTLETVLDAAGEVIVPLVPEPLAVEPTMRTITRLIDPRDVSYRVLLNRIDARIPLQLPQWRHLLDTTLGVPRFDAYLRQYKAHADAPIAGQLVTDLRDTRRTAGSIFDVTQVGFEMSTAGVPVLAGRW, encoded by the coding sequence ATGAGGATCGTCGCGGTCGCGAATCAGAAGGGCGGGGTTGGGAAGACCACGGTCACGATGCAGCTGGCCGCGGCGTTGTCGCGCCGGTTCCGGGTGCTGGTGGTGGATGTGGATCCGCAGCAGTCGACGGTGTGGTGGGCCGACAATGCGGGCGGCAACCTCCCGTTCGACTTCGCCGGCAACCAGCAGCCGCAGGTGCTGTCGCGGCTGCGTGATCTGGGCGGCGACTACGACTTCGTGCTCGTCGACACTCCCGGGTCGCTGGAGGACACGCGGACGCTGGAGACGGTGCTGGATGCGGCCGGTGAGGTGATCGTGCCGCTGGTCCCGGAGCCGCTGGCGGTGGAGCCGACGATGCGGACGATCACGCGACTGATCGATCCGAGGGATGTGTCGTACCGGGTGCTATTGAACCGGATCGACGCGCGCATCCCGTTGCAGCTGCCGCAGTGGCGTCATCTGCTGGACACCACCCTGGGGGTGCCGAGGTTCGACGCGTACCTGCGGCAGTACAAGGCTCACGCGGATGCCCCGATCGCGGGGCAGCTCGTGACGGATCTGCGCGACACGCGCCGCACCGCGGGGTCGATCTTCGACGTCACCCAGGTCGGGTTCGAGATGAGCACGGCCGGGGTGCCGGTGCTCGCCGGGAGGTGGTGA
- a CDS encoding helix-turn-helix domain-containing protein, which translates to MTIALPGEPAPTGYERSCAGGPAGSEHGRAIRDVLDRVGDKWSLLVIGTLGQERRRFTELQRHIPGISQRMLTLTLRQLERDGLITRTVHAEVPPRVEYELTALGGTLIALAMELADWAIQNHPRIETARAAYDEAHPR; encoded by the coding sequence ATGACGATCGCGCTTCCCGGTGAGCCGGCGCCGACCGGCTACGAGCGCTCGTGCGCAGGCGGCCCCGCCGGCAGCGAGCATGGTCGCGCGATTCGTGACGTCCTGGACAGGGTCGGCGACAAGTGGTCGCTCCTGGTCATCGGCACGCTTGGGCAGGAGAGGCGCCGGTTCACTGAGCTGCAGCGGCACATTCCCGGAATCTCGCAGCGAATGCTGACCCTCACTCTCCGGCAGCTCGAACGGGATGGGCTGATCACTCGAACCGTCCACGCCGAGGTGCCTCCGCGGGTCGAATACGAACTCACGGCACTCGGCGGCACATTGATCGCGCTCGCGATGGAGCTCGCGGACTGGGCGATCCAGAACCACCCACGCATCGAGACAGCCCGCGCGGCCTACGACGAAGCTCACCCGCGCTGA
- a CDS encoding glutaredoxin family protein, protein MTLYTTGPVCDRCRATRALLDGLGIPYREVDLSDPDNRALRVVVVDVLGYTRVPVVVPTGDSTPWAGFRPDLLTQLIGRLHEEESRP, encoded by the coding sequence GTGACGCTGTACACGACGGGTCCGGTGTGTGATCGGTGCCGGGCGACGCGGGCGCTGCTGGACGGGCTCGGCATCCCGTACCGCGAGGTCGATCTGAGCGATCCCGACAATCGGGCCCTGCGCGTGGTCGTCGTCGACGTGCTCGGCTACACCCGGGTGCCGGTCGTGGTCCCCACCGGCGACAGCACCCCGTGGGCGGGTTTCCGCCCCGACCTGCTGACGCAGCTGATCGGCCGCCTCCACGAGGAGGAGAGCCGGCCATGA
- a CDS encoding AAA family ATPase has product MRGGLQRWKRGVESQGVRQAMAYAFQGSCDSHLRSSATTGVETLAGYSQVDEAGVARFTVAAGEVAVDRLDADQLRVWVDGRDPATDERRGRELLSADADLILDGTINAPKSYSIAALLNPELAAEFEALQDRLRDRIIRTWQAELNARRGAGGRLREPLHRIEVVELRHRRSRALDPHIHRHLWLSVKVQGEDGRWSNVDTRVAMKLHTLINAEGELAARTDPEWITALARHGYTLDADGEITELAHAVRPLSRRSTQIEANRALLLADWHTGHPGQTAGPDVLKQVDRLAWAKARPDKPDALDETAWETLIRDELTDIDPAIVATRPPTAMAPVPVGAVDRDLLAARAIVDADQRATSTGARFSMFDIRAGATRAVAASGVVAPRQVLQELIDDITARAATDTVDLLGDEPDRPGHVKAFMAAATAALKVDLAARLDALTTPGATVDPDTVDHAAQQVLPADAAPDPGQRDAAAAIAGTDRLVSVTGPAGAGKTTMLRITRVLLARQGRRMVVVAPTRKAATVAAREIGATTSSLHALLADHGWRWGHDDADAPTWTRLSPGTIDPTTGHIYDGPRRFPLQPGDRVVVDEAGMVDLHTAHALTLVCADTGAGIAMVGDHLQAMPVGHSGAMTALTRRATAVVELTNVHRFRDPDYAALTLQLRDPNTRDTALAVAAELQGRGLVRHVPDAGAARQAMVDAYFREATGHRRVALVTGTNDEADAINEAIQQRRLEGGDLHQRRIAVGQGEQRLLEGDTVQTRRNDTHAAVENRAVWTIRHITPDTLELASPTDPADTRTVTRDYATEHIHLAYASTVHGIQGETTDVSVVGPGVDAAGLYVGMTRGRERNEAITIARTPAAARDALADSMMRGTPEVSIDDSIRAARTELNRAARTPDTAPTWNDRARRPYGHIENIHRLIATTEAAAADARAAVHRSADWIDNAQRLLHAMNATASSGNARSHATPDTVEPDPRARTLSARLADQRDAHEDLLTVLDDATSRMNAAHLEHALRRNLSPAQHLAETRARQTATVQPHTTSSGPSLGL; this is encoded by the coding sequence GTGCGCGGGGGTCTGCAGCGGTGGAAGCGAGGGGTCGAGTCCCAGGGGGTTCGGCAGGCGATGGCCTACGCGTTCCAGGGCTCGTGCGACTCCCACCTGCGCTCCAGCGCCACGACCGGGGTTGAGACCCTCGCCGGGTACAGCCAGGTCGACGAGGCCGGGGTCGCGAGGTTCACTGTCGCTGCGGGGGAGGTCGCGGTCGATCGCCTGGACGCCGACCAGTTGCGGGTGTGGGTGGACGGGCGTGACCCGGCGACGGACGAGCGGCGCGGGCGCGAGCTTCTGTCCGCTGATGCGGACCTGATCCTGGACGGCACGATCAACGCGCCCAAGTCGTACAGCATCGCCGCGCTCCTCAACCCCGAGCTCGCGGCCGAGTTCGAGGCCCTGCAGGACCGGTTGCGGGACCGGATCATCCGCACCTGGCAGGCCGAGCTCAACGCGCGCCGCGGCGCCGGCGGACGCCTGCGCGAACCCCTCCACCGCATCGAGGTCGTCGAGCTCCGGCACCGCCGGTCGCGGGCACTGGACCCGCACATCCACCGGCACCTGTGGCTGAGCGTGAAGGTCCAGGGCGAAGACGGCAGGTGGTCCAACGTGGACACCCGGGTCGCGATGAAGCTCCACACCCTCATCAACGCCGAAGGCGAACTCGCCGCCCGCACCGACCCCGAATGGATCACCGCCCTCGCCCGCCACGGCTACACCCTCGACGCCGACGGCGAGATCACCGAACTCGCGCACGCCGTCCGGCCGCTGTCGCGCCGGTCCACCCAGATCGAAGCGAACCGGGCGCTCCTGCTCGCCGACTGGCACACAGGCCACCCGGGCCAGACCGCCGGCCCGGACGTGCTAAAGCAAGTCGACCGGCTCGCCTGGGCGAAAGCCCGACCCGACAAGCCCGACGCGCTCGACGAGACCGCCTGGGAGACCCTGATCCGAGACGAACTGACAGACATCGACCCGGCCATCGTCGCGACCCGCCCGCCCACCGCAATGGCACCCGTGCCGGTGGGGGCGGTCGATCGGGACCTGCTCGCCGCACGGGCGATCGTCGACGCCGACCAGCGGGCGACCTCCACCGGGGCCCGTTTCAGCATGTTCGACATCCGCGCCGGCGCGACCCGGGCGGTCGCCGCCTCCGGTGTCGTCGCACCCCGGCAGGTCCTCCAAGAGCTGATCGACGACATCACCGCCCGCGCCGCCACCGACACCGTCGACCTCCTCGGCGACGAGCCCGACCGGCCAGGGCACGTGAAGGCGTTCATGGCTGCCGCGACCGCAGCGCTCAAGGTCGACCTCGCTGCCAGACTCGACGCCCTCACCACTCCCGGTGCCACCGTCGACCCCGACACCGTCGACCACGCCGCCCAGCAGGTGCTCCCCGCCGACGCGGCACCGGATCCTGGACAGCGCGACGCCGCCGCCGCGATCGCCGGCACGGACCGGCTCGTATCGGTCACCGGGCCCGCCGGTGCCGGCAAGACCACCATGCTCCGCATCACCCGCGTCCTGCTGGCACGGCAGGGCCGCCGCATGGTCGTCGTCGCCCCGACCCGGAAAGCGGCGACCGTCGCCGCCCGCGAGATCGGCGCGACCACGTCCAGCCTGCACGCCCTCCTCGCCGACCACGGCTGGCGGTGGGGCCACGACGACGCCGACGCACCCACCTGGACCCGCCTGAGCCCCGGAACCATCGACCCCACCACCGGTCACATCTACGACGGGCCCAGACGCTTCCCGCTGCAACCGGGGGACCGGGTCGTCGTCGACGAAGCCGGCATGGTCGACCTGCACACCGCCCACGCCCTCACCCTCGTCTGCGCCGACACCGGCGCGGGGATCGCGATGGTCGGCGACCACCTCCAAGCCATGCCCGTCGGCCACTCAGGCGCCATGACCGCCCTCACCCGCCGCGCCACCGCCGTCGTCGAACTCACCAACGTGCACCGCTTCCGCGACCCCGACTACGCCGCACTCACCCTGCAGCTGCGCGACCCCAACACCCGCGACACCGCCCTGGCTGTCGCCGCCGAACTGCAGGGCCGCGGCCTCGTCCGCCACGTCCCCGACGCCGGCGCCGCACGGCAAGCGATGGTCGACGCCTACTTCCGCGAAGCCACCGGCCACAGAAGGGTCGCCCTCGTCACCGGCACGAACGACGAAGCCGACGCGATCAACGAAGCCATCCAGCAACGACGCCTCGAGGGCGGCGACCTCCACCAACGCCGCATCGCCGTCGGCCAGGGCGAACAGCGACTCCTCGAAGGCGACACCGTCCAAACCCGCCGCAACGACACCCACGCAGCCGTCGAGAACCGCGCCGTCTGGACCATCCGGCACATCACACCCGACACCCTCGAACTCGCAAGCCCCACCGACCCCGCCGACACCCGCACCGTCACCCGCGACTACGCAACCGAGCACATCCACCTCGCCTACGCCTCCACCGTCCACGGCATCCAAGGCGAAACCACCGACGTGTCCGTCGTCGGCCCCGGCGTCGACGCAGCTGGCCTCTACGTCGGAATGACTCGAGGCCGGGAACGCAACGAAGCCATCACCATCGCCCGTACTCCGGCTGCCGCTCGCGACGCACTCGCCGACAGCATGATGCGCGGCACACCAGAAGTCAGCATCGACGACTCCATCCGCGCAGCCCGCACCGAACTGAACCGCGCCGCCCGCACCCCCGACACCGCACCCACCTGGAACGATCGCGCACGACGCCCCTACGGCCACATCGAGAACATCCACCGTCTCATCGCGACCACCGAAGCCGCCGCCGCCGACGCGCGCGCCGCCGTCCACCGATCCGCCGACTGGATCGACAACGCCCAGCGACTGCTCCACGCCATGAACGCAACCGCCTCGTCAGGGAACGCACGCTCCCACGCAACCCCGGACACGGTCGAACCAGACCCCCGCGCGCGCACGCTGTCCGCCCGACTGGCCGACCAACGCGACGCTCATGAAGACCTGCTCACCGTGCTCGACGACGCAACCTCACGCATGAACGCCGCACACCTCGAGCACGCCCTACGCCGAAACCTCAGCCCGGCACAGCACCTCGCCGAAACCCGAGCCCGACAGACCGCCACAGTCCAGCCGCACACCACATCCTCGGGGCCCAGCCTCGGACTGTAA
- a CDS encoding helix-turn-helix transcriptional regulator: MLSTEAAQIGRELGDAEIVGRAAAALRGPQLTSRTVTAARQALCLEALGMLGPDPSDLRALVTAQLAAITTAWSEPNLPPASIIPPEQAELRFVELQAAHARALGPTGVSQRLELAANLSTLGHAAADDEILSWGLLWKADALIQLGLRVEFAHAVSALTAVIARTDAPVWQWRLELIAANTALIEDRRDDAATLAHRAREMGRQAGARDADEIYLFFRDPLDERTGRDTAALERDVTVALTGAPHPMQAWRADLLARAGRTDEAVAIWKTIAPRLDALPEHAVEWLIASATFTRLAILADDHAAIAQLRDTLTPISHLHVSAGATTPYGGPVAHLLGMLTAHLGDRAAAADWYTDAERRATAMGARWHAERARAATSALTAPAASLSPRETEVATLLARGETNRTIASKLFLSERTVEQHVRSILRKLGLPNRAAVAAWVASGGR; the protein is encoded by the coding sequence GTGCTGAGCACGGAGGCCGCGCAGATCGGTCGTGAACTCGGCGACGCGGAGATCGTCGGACGCGCGGCGGCCGCGCTGCGCGGACCACAGCTGACGTCCCGCACTGTGACCGCGGCGCGTCAGGCACTTTGCCTCGAAGCGCTCGGGATGCTTGGACCCGACCCGTCTGACTTACGCGCGCTCGTGACCGCGCAACTCGCGGCGATCACGACCGCGTGGTCTGAACCCAATCTGCCACCCGCGTCGATCATTCCCCCAGAGCAGGCCGAGCTGCGGTTCGTCGAGCTGCAAGCCGCCCACGCTAGGGCGCTCGGCCCAACTGGCGTTTCGCAGCGACTCGAACTCGCCGCGAACCTCTCAACACTTGGCCATGCAGCTGCCGACGACGAGATCCTGAGCTGGGGGCTGCTTTGGAAGGCGGACGCGCTCATACAGCTCGGGCTCCGCGTCGAGTTCGCACATGCCGTCTCAGCGCTCACCGCCGTTATCGCACGAACCGATGCGCCCGTCTGGCAATGGCGACTGGAACTTATCGCCGCGAACACCGCGCTCATCGAAGACCGCCGCGACGACGCCGCGACCCTCGCACATCGGGCACGTGAGATGGGACGGCAGGCGGGCGCTCGCGACGCCGACGAGATCTACCTGTTCTTCCGAGATCCGCTCGATGAGCGAACAGGCCGCGACACGGCCGCGCTCGAACGAGACGTCACGGTTGCACTAACCGGCGCACCCCACCCGATGCAGGCATGGCGAGCGGACCTACTCGCGCGAGCCGGGCGAACAGACGAGGCGGTCGCCATCTGGAAGACCATCGCGCCCCGATTGGACGCACTGCCCGAACACGCCGTCGAGTGGCTCATCGCAAGCGCCACTTTCACTCGCCTAGCCATCCTCGCCGACGACCACGCCGCGATCGCACAGCTGCGCGACACCCTCACCCCGATCAGCCACCTGCACGTGTCCGCCGGCGCGACAACTCCATACGGTGGACCGGTCGCCCACCTACTCGGGATGCTCACCGCCCATCTCGGCGACCGAGCCGCGGCCGCCGACTGGTACACCGACGCGGAACGGCGCGCCACCGCTATGGGAGCACGATGGCACGCCGAGCGGGCACGAGCCGCCACATCCGCCCTCACCGCACCAGCCGCGTCACTATCACCGAGAGAGACCGAGGTCGCGACTCTGCTCGCCCGAGGCGAAACCAACCGCACCATCGCTTCGAAGCTGTTCCTTTCGGAACGGACAGTCGAGCAGCATGTCCGCTCGATCCTCCGAAAGCTCGGCCTCCCGAACCGAGCAGCCGTGGCGGCCTGGGTGGCAAGCGGGGGTCGCTGA
- a CDS encoding tachylectin-related carbohydrate-binding protein gives MLVIRYIGTPSGSGGYGPQFRPEHDEAYFRDFFFERADSVAAFIEHVSHGAVRFSRRGPLVAPKIYSAQRFDAAGKPRSSEQIRTELLTAAAEDIDFSIFDDDQTGLLTNGELVVVLVAAGAYSKAIVRPSDPASIVLTDNPDLKLQSVAVSESLDAAGTAGEKMTALVGHEVLHVIASMTDLYGPWQDGAWNTPESLAGKIAGLTHLDAVYKTIYGWCRPKSYDISSADHLCVNLTAPSAVDPSEDAPDPVLLYDSSRGGDEFFMLEYRSPAIPTAAGRFDKTISQHGVAIWHGNLAGGSLARRPGYIAAPQTQGATFQPQPPSGDDRLVGRHIDWGPNGVLETAPLGTNVTASGPPINLYASPNGEIGTASGLWRSEHGRFGLRWIDQTDVGIEIQVEDVAPDSPSLRVAIDRRNTPLTLAEDFALLQCRESVSGQRLDTSVGAQDAILYAADSAGSLGWYRHLARLSGDATFANGGNERVLARGHGPGSGWAELTHVISGGDGVLYGVKPDGSLVWYRHEGWQTGDATFANGGNERVLARGHGPGSGWAALTHVISGGDGVLYGVKPDGSLVWYRHEGWQTGDATFANGGNERVLARGRGPGSGWAALTHVISGGDGVLYGVKPDGSLVWYRHEGWQTGDATFANGGNERVLARGRGPGSGWAALTHVISGGDGVLYGVKPDGSLVWYRHEGWQTGDATFANGGNERVLARGRGPGSGWAALTHVAVASR, from the coding sequence ATGCTGGTGATCCGCTACATCGGCACGCCTTCTGGCTCCGGCGGATACGGGCCACAGTTTCGACCAGAGCACGACGAGGCGTACTTTCGCGACTTCTTCTTCGAACGGGCGGACAGCGTCGCGGCATTCATTGAACACGTCTCGCACGGTGCGGTCCGGTTCTCACGTAGAGGGCCGCTTGTAGCGCCGAAAATCTATTCCGCGCAGCGGTTCGATGCAGCCGGCAAACCGCGCTCGTCGGAACAGATCCGCACGGAACTCCTGACGGCCGCTGCCGAGGACATCGACTTCTCCATCTTCGACGACGACCAGACCGGGCTCTTGACGAACGGGGAACTCGTCGTGGTTCTCGTGGCCGCCGGCGCCTATTCGAAAGCGATCGTACGACCCTCCGATCCAGCAAGCATCGTTCTGACCGACAACCCAGACCTCAAGCTGCAGAGCGTCGCGGTCTCCGAAAGCCTCGATGCCGCAGGGACAGCGGGCGAGAAGATGACCGCGCTCGTCGGCCACGAAGTACTCCACGTCATCGCGTCGATGACAGACCTCTACGGGCCCTGGCAGGACGGGGCGTGGAACACCCCAGAGTCACTCGCAGGGAAGATCGCCGGGCTGACCCACCTGGACGCCGTCTACAAGACCATCTACGGCTGGTGCCGCCCGAAGAGCTACGACATCTCCTCCGCTGATCACCTCTGCGTGAACCTAACGGCCCCAAGTGCCGTGGACCCTTCCGAAGACGCCCCGGACCCGGTCCTGCTGTACGACAGCTCGCGAGGTGGGGACGAATTCTTCATGCTCGAGTATCGCTCACCCGCCATTCCGACGGCCGCGGGCCGATTCGACAAGACGATCTCACAGCACGGTGTCGCGATCTGGCACGGGAATCTTGCAGGTGGGAGCTTGGCGCGCAGACCGGGCTACATCGCCGCTCCCCAAACGCAGGGAGCCACTTTCCAACCCCAGCCTCCATCGGGCGACGACCGACTAGTCGGCCGTCACATCGACTGGGGGCCGAATGGCGTGCTCGAGACCGCTCCGCTCGGAACGAACGTGACGGCGAGCGGACCGCCGATCAACCTCTACGCGTCCCCAAACGGGGAGATTGGGACAGCGAGCGGCCTATGGCGGTCTGAGCACGGTCGGTTCGGGCTCAGGTGGATTGACCAGACCGACGTCGGCATCGAGATTCAGGTCGAGGATGTGGCACCAGACTCGCCCTCACTTCGCGTCGCCATCGACCGACGAAACACGCCACTGACGCTCGCGGAGGACTTCGCGCTGCTGCAGTGCCGAGAATCCGTATCGGGTCAGAGACTTGACACGTCCGTTGGCGCCCAGGATGCGATCCTCTACGCCGCCGACAGCGCGGGGAGTCTGGGGTGGTACCGGCACCTGGCCAGGTTGTCGGGTGATGCGACATTCGCGAACGGCGGCAACGAACGAGTCCTCGCCCGCGGCCACGGCCCCGGATCCGGATGGGCCGAACTCACCCACGTTATCTCTGGCGGCGACGGCGTCCTCTACGGCGTGAAGCCCGACGGGTCACTCGTCTGGTATCGACACGAGGGATGGCAAACCGGTGATGCGACATTCGCGAACGGCGGCAACGAACGAGTCCTCGCCCGCGGCCACGGCCCCGGATCCGGATGGGCCGCACTCACCCACGTTATCTCTGGCGGCGACGGCGTCCTCTACGGCGTGAAGCCCGACGGGTCACTCGTCTGGTATCGACACGAGGGATGGCAAACCGGTGATGCGACATTCGCGAACGGCGGCAACGAACGAGTCCTCGCCCGCGGCCGCGGCCCCGGATCCGGATGGGCCGCACTCACCCACGTTATCTCTGGCGGCGACGGCGTCCTCTACGGCGTGAAGCCCGACGGGTCACTCGTCTGGTATCGACACGAGGGATGGCAAACCGGTGATGCGACATTCGCGAACGGCGGCAACGAACGAGTCCTCGCCCGCGGCCGCGGCCCCGGATCCGGATGGGCCGCACTCACCCACGTTATCTCTGGCGGCGACGGCGTCCTCTACGGCGTGAAGCCCGACGGGTCACTCGTCTGGTATCGACACGAGGGATGGCAAACCGGTGATGCGACATTCGCGAACGGCGGCAACGAACGAGTCCTCGCCCGCGGCCGCGGCCCCGGATCCGGATGGGCCGCACTCACCCACGTCGCAGTAGCGAGCCGATAG
- a CDS encoding helix-turn-helix domain-containing protein — translation MSQDFLSPDEVVALLPGLKKKTLAQWRYEKKGPPYYKLGRVILYAIDELEEWIRHSSGEGDLR, via the coding sequence TTGAGCCAAGATTTCCTGAGTCCTGACGAGGTGGTGGCGCTGCTGCCGGGGTTGAAGAAGAAGACCCTGGCGCAGTGGCGGTACGAGAAGAAGGGTCCGCCGTACTACAAGCTCGGTCGCGTCATCCTGTACGCGATCGACGAGCTGGAGGAGTGGATTCGTCACTCGTCCGGTGAGGGGGATCTCCGATGA
- a CDS encoding zeta toxin family protein, which translates to MSVSGSAWRLGDAGADTAMREAAAAELARLIERARENDADLATATADVASAYRDLVAVDGFDRREVEAAARAFAGPPVADAVAGAGGVLDEAAVRAVLETQVLPVVFPPGAAEEHPTLVVVAGQPGAGQARAIGRVASEYEGGMAVVRAGDLRAFYPPAADPRRYDGAREEAVSTASAAWLQGCLGHARAERRSMLLEGSFPNPGTVLAVADRFAKEGFRTRLVLVGARRAESLLTLTSGYLRNVREGVPATPVDRGAHERAWEATLALAGDAETSTGVGRVSVLDRSGVVVFDGEGDRLGARAGLVAAEQRPLTVLQSAAWLGELRRVTEFARGLRNPPREVMESLLELHQAAIREIVPELPLPRDSDVATVQLGRHAEQVVGLRRLLAPREAVDRAAPVVAVAGPERGGVSR; encoded by the coding sequence ATGAGCGTTTCTGGCTCTGCGTGGCGTCTGGGGGATGCCGGCGCGGACACCGCGATGCGGGAGGCGGCAGCCGCAGAGTTGGCACGCCTGATCGAACGCGCCCGCGAGAACGACGCCGACCTCGCTACGGCGACCGCCGACGTGGCGTCGGCGTATCGCGATCTGGTGGCGGTGGATGGGTTCGATCGTCGTGAGGTCGAGGCCGCCGCGCGAGCCTTTGCCGGCCCGCCGGTGGCGGACGCGGTTGCGGGTGCGGGTGGTGTGCTCGACGAGGCTGCGGTGCGCGCGGTGCTCGAGACCCAGGTGCTTCCCGTGGTGTTCCCGCCGGGAGCCGCCGAGGAGCATCCCACGCTGGTGGTGGTCGCCGGTCAGCCGGGGGCAGGGCAGGCGCGGGCGATCGGCCGGGTCGCCTCGGAGTACGAGGGCGGGATGGCGGTGGTGCGGGCGGGTGACCTGCGCGCGTTCTACCCTCCCGCGGCAGACCCTCGCCGGTATGACGGGGCGCGTGAGGAGGCGGTCTCGACGGCATCCGCCGCGTGGTTGCAGGGCTGCCTGGGCCATGCGCGGGCGGAGCGCCGGTCGATGCTGCTGGAGGGGTCGTTCCCGAACCCGGGCACGGTTCTTGCGGTGGCGGACCGGTTCGCGAAGGAGGGGTTCCGCACCCGTCTGGTGCTGGTGGGTGCGCGGCGGGCGGAGAGCCTGCTGACCCTCACCTCGGGGTACCTGCGGAACGTGCGCGAGGGTGTGCCTGCGACGCCGGTGGACCGTGGGGCGCATGAGCGGGCGTGGGAGGCGACGCTCGCTCTCGCGGGTGACGCGGAGACCTCGACCGGGGTGGGGCGGGTGAGCGTGCTGGACCGGTCCGGCGTGGTGGTGTTCGACGGTGAGGGAGACCGGCTCGGGGCGCGGGCGGGGTTGGTGGCGGCGGAGCAGCGACCGTTGACGGTGCTGCAGTCGGCGGCGTGGCTGGGGGAACTGCGCCGGGTGACCGAGTTCGCGCGCGGGCTGCGGAATCCGCCCCGCGAGGTGATGGAGTCTCTGCTCGAGCTGCACCAGGCGGCGATCCGGGAGATCGTTCCGGAACTGCCGCTCCCCCGCGACTCCGACGTCGCCACAGTGCAGCTCGGCCGTCACGCGGAGCAGGTCGTCGGGCTGCGGCGGCTGCTGGCACCGCGCGAGGCCGTGGACCGTGCCGCGCCGGTGGTGGCGGTCGCCGGTCCTGAGCGTGGAGGCGTGTCGCGGTGA